One region of Vanessa cardui chromosome 20, ilVanCard2.1, whole genome shotgun sequence genomic DNA includes:
- the LOC124538470 gene encoding kelch-like protein 40b, protein MDEITLQIRDKVFQVKKDVLCEHSDYFRAMFSGNYVENEQKQICIDMLDPNTMSIILHYMQIGLIDLSVYPLSTIKDITIAANFLQITELIKQIEYTLDIGTCESNWMETMDIAEISCFPKLEKYCVAFGLFSFKSMKPEYVPNIHKLAWYLSHPYLDTQSELEVFNFGLEWIFHTETGADALLVIIGCLDMKKVTTEDLEEIKKCMKGFENSLAAKVIDLLYELSVNQHDLSETILNKQKDELCEKFTQRVWTETLDIVKESKTRCLQYTPVIPLWLLKDGKPELLPHSMYTYYQGRGFEQWLEVADKNLWGWSVVAWGLTKLVIVCGEHGRGTGMFMRDIKVYDTLRKEWTRHGVILPQRRHAGLAVIGDSLYIAGGVGGFRVVLDTAIVYDLKQRSFRKIAHMPDALQNPALCSHNNKVYAAGQKSIYCHEDSGTSDQWKKVVDTEMRMSCIRSCKEYIYCIQGYFSNLYRFMPGVDKNLQLITYFSSLPATICNLGETLYIFTWTICGQCDVLTVEEYKGKHTVEKPKVLFTQSDNCMRVNDVAGSCSLVMTAPPLYKELSKYHKRYLARYPDPV, encoded by the exons atggatGAAATTACTTTACAAATACGTGATAAAGTATTCCAAGTAAAAAAAGATGTTTTGTGTGAACATAGCGACTATTTTCGCGCAATGTTTAGCGGAAATTATGTAGaaaatgaacaaaaacaaatatgtatcgat ATGTTAGATCCCAACACAATGAGTATCATACTTCACTACATGCAAATTGGTTTAATAGATCTTTCTGTATATCCTTTATCGACAATTAAAGACATCACAATTGCAGCCAACTTTTTACAAATAACagagttaataaaacaaattgaatacACTTTAGACATTGGAACATGTGAATCCAATTGGATGGAGACAATGGATATCGCTGAAATATCCTGTTTTCCAAAATTAGAAAAGTATTGTGTGGCTTTTGGATTATTTTCCTTTAAGTCCATGAAGCCAGAGTATGTTCCTAATATTCACAAACTCGCTTGGTATTTATCCCATCCTTATTTAGACACACAGAGTGAATTAGAAGTTTTTAACTTTGGCCTTGAATGGATATTCCACACTGAAACTGGAGCCGATGCGCTCCTTGTTATTATTGGTTGTTTAGACATGAAAAAAGTTACGACTGAAGACTTGGAGGAAATAAAGAAATGCATGAAAGGATTTGAAAACAGTTTAGCAGCTAAAGTAATTGACCTACTTTATGAATTGTCTGTTAATCAACATGATTTAtcagaaacaattttaaataagcaGAAAGATGAATTATGTGAAAAGTTCACACAGAGAGTTTGGACTGAAACTTTAGACATTGTAAAGGAGAGTAAGACTCGATGTTTGCAGTACACACCAGTCATACCTTTATGGCTTCTTAAAGATGGTAAACCAGAATTGCTACCACACTCTATGTACACTTATTATCAAGGCAGGGGTTTCGAACAATGGTTGGAAGTTGCTGACAAAAATTTATGGGGCTGGAGTGTTGTAGCCTGGGGCTTAACAAAACTTGTAATAGTATGTGGTGAGCATGGCAGAGGCACGGGTATGTTTATGAGAGACATTAAGGTTTACGACACACTCAGGAAAGAGTGGACCAGGCATGGTGTTATTCTACCACAGAGAAGACATGCGGGCCTGGCAGTTATTGGAGATTCACTTTACATTGCTGGAGGTGTGGGTGGGTTTAG gGTAGTACTAGATACAGCCATTGTATatgatttaaaacaaagatCATTTAGAAAAATTGCACATATGCCAGATGCTTTACAAAATCCTGCATTGTGTTCACATAACAACAAAGTATACGCTGCAGGACAGAAAAGTATATATTGTCACGAAGATTCGGGCACCTCAGACCAATGGAAGAAAGTCGTAGACACAGAAATGAGAATGAGTTGCATCAGATCTTGTAAAGAAtacatttattgtatacaaGGTTATTTCAGTAACCTATACAGGTTTATGCCTGGTGTTGATAAGAATTTACAATTGATTACCTATTTTTCTAGTCTACCAGCAACCATATGCAATTTAG GTGAGacactttatatatttacatggaCTATTTGCGGACAATGTGACGTGTTAACAGTAGAAGAATACAAAGGAAAGCATACAGTCGAAAAACCTAAGGTTTTGTTCACACAATCTGACAATTGTATGAGGGTTAATGATGTAGCGGGATCTTGTTCATTAGTTATGACAGCTCCACCGTTGTATAAAGAGCTATCCAAATATCATAAGCGATACTTAGCAAGGTATCCTGATCCAGTATGA